Part of the Aquimarina sp. MAR_2010_214 genome is shown below.
TTCTTTGAACCTTTTAATGATAATGAGTACAGATTGTTTAAGGTGTTAAAGAGGAAATGAGGATTCATTTGAGATCTCAAAAAATTTAACTCACTGATTTTTTGTTCTTTCTTTATTTTTTCTATGAAGACCTTATTTTCGTAGTAATCCTGTAAAATTTTAATAGCAGTAGGAGGGCCAAACCATAATAATATTGCTCTTGCAAAATCTAGTATTCTGGGTAAAGAAAAAAAATCAAGAGGAAGTTTTGGTATTTCTAATAAAATCGGGTAGACAAAGTAATATTGAGAAAGTTTTACAAGTAATGCGTTTATAATAAGAAGAGGAATGAAAGCCAGAAAATAGTATGCATAGCGTTTAGTACTAATGTACTTGGGCCACAAGTAATACATATGCACGTAGTAAAATGGAATTTCTAGTAAACAAGCCAGATACTTATAAGAGGCTTTTATGAAAGAAGCACCATACATTACATCCATTACTATCCAAATCAATAAATAAAGAATCCAAAAAGCAATATGCTTTAAAGTTCGGTTTTTAAAGAATACAGGAATTGTCATATAATATAGGTGTACTTAGATTCATACTTTATATGAATAAAACAGGTTGTAATATCGTTAAATTATTAGATACTCTACTATTATTTTCTCTCAACAACGCTTCCTGCTCGATGAAAAATGAAAATTAGATGCTTGCATAATGCGTTTAGAGTCCATACAATAAAGATTAATAACATCTGCTATTTCTTCTTTGAAGTGTATTTTATTTGATTTCCTGATAAAAAACTATATTTGCGGCTTAGTTATAATTGCATTTTATATAACTAAACGTAAACCATTTTGAAAACGGAGTAAGTTTAAGTACCTACTCCGTTTTTTTGCTTTTATGAAAAAAGAGTAGAAAAAGGTACTTAATAATTGATATCTTAGCCTTTATACCAGTTATACTTTGAATTTATTATAAAAGAAAATCAACTATTTTTTGTTTACGCAAAAAAAAATTCAGTATAGCCACTTGTACTGAGCTAAGTTGAAGTATAGCTATGGTTAATTTTTATTTTGAAACATTGGCAGAAAAGAGAGTTTTATTGCGGTAAATTCGAAGTGTAAATAGTATTATACAGTATCATAGATTAGATCTTTTGAGAATACACATATTTGGAGCTTTAGGGATTAGGTATAACAACGTTGGTCAAATTTTGATGGCCGCAGTCTTACTGTACATAAGAATTGGATTAAAAAATTAAAATGTCCTGTCATACAAATTGAAGGAGATACTACAATTGAAGAACGCATGCAACATGTGTTATCCCAAATACATAAAAATGGTGATCACTAAAAATGGGTATTCATGTCTATACAGAAAAATAAAAACAAAAATAAAAGTGCTGATTGTGTGGTAGCAGAAGATCATATTTATTTTCCCAAAGGATATTGTTTTAAGTATGGATTTCTAAAAAACAAAAAGAAATTACCATTTTCAATCATAGATGAAATCAGAACGAATACATTCCCTGTTACAGCAAAAATTAATACCAACGAAATCATATTCCTACAAGGTTTGGATGAGAAAAAATGTATTGAGATTAAAGAAAAATCAAATATAAGCTTAACTACTCCAGTTGATAATTGGTCATTATTATGTGATGAGTTTTTGGATACGGAATGTAGTAATGAACAACAAGAGGATGTAATACAATTACTTATGGAAAACGGAATTAATAGAGATGAGGTAAATGGAATACGTAAACGAATTTCTTCTAGAATGTTAATCCTAACCTTTTTTTCGTGGGAGTGGATGTATTATGGGCAATTTGATGTTCTTAAACAATTATGGCCTTTAAATCAAAAAAAGTATTGGTGGACAATGGAGATTGCTTTAAGAAGCAAAAAAGATTGATCGTTTTTTTGTTGTTTTACTATTTTTAGTATGACTTATTAATCATATCTTCTTTCTTGATTTAGAAGATAAAGTACCCAAAAGACCTGAAAAACTATAGATTCCATTTAATTAAACACACTTCCACTGTCACCAGATTGCGAACCAATTACATTCTTCACAATTTATATTTTTTAGAACTCTCATTTCTGGTTGGCCCATGTGTTAATCGAGAGTAATGGTAGTTTGTCATTTTTCAGATCTTTTGATTACTATGCAGCAAGCTCCCCATTTCCTACTGTTTCTTTGCCTGTTTCGATTGATCCCCATTTAGAACTAGTATTAAGTTTAATAGATACAGGACTTTCATTTCTAAGGGTTTCAAGAATAGATTGTAAATCTGTTTCATGAAAATAAACTGTTAGTGTGCCATTATTGTGTTGTCTGTTTTCTGGCAATGTCTTTCCGTCTTTAATTATAGCTAAATGACCAACATATTCTTGGTTTTGTCCATAGAGATATACAAACCCCATTTGGTAACCACCGCCACCAGCATAATTACTAACAATTTGAAGACTATAACTTTCTACTTTGTGTGAAACAATCATTTTTATAAATTTTAAAAATATGAGTTAGACCGTTTTGTTTATTCAAAAGTAATGCATTAGGAGGTATCAGAGTAGAGGGAAAACACGGATTTTGAGTAGGGGATATTACCCCTCTTAGGTGGAGCATCCGTATTTGTGTTATTTCATGATAAGGATCAAAGTGTGCATAAATGATGCATCATGTATATTAATTTGACTTATCGAAACTGTTTTTTTTCAAATCTTTATCATTTATATAAAAAACTCCTATTATCTTAGAAAGTCCTCGAAAGGTAAAACCCTACGGATTTTTCACTGAATTGCGGAGCAAAAGCTATTCCATCCATTTTTTTGAAAGGATTCCAGGAGATAAGATGATTAAAGTGGTATACTAATTTTACAGATAATATTCCAATACCAGCTCCAACCAAAACATCAGAGAGATAATGCATATTATTAAGCATTCTTAAACTTCCTGTAGTAATTGCAAAAAAATAACCGCTATATGCCAAAAGAGAATTGGTATCTTTAAACTCCTCGTATAATACCGAGGCAGTAGTAAATGCTGTGGTAGTATGTCCTGATGGAAAAGAATTAGCATTTGTAGATTCTCCTGGTCTGTATTTGTGAATTTCTTTTTTTAATAGAGCAGAAGTACCATTGCTTATGATAGATGAAAGAACAAGGTTTTTGGTTTGATCAAACCAATGATTTTTTGATTTTACTCCTAAAATATCTGCAGCATACATCTCTACAACTGGAGCATATCGGGTATAATCATCCATGTCGAAATAAAAGTCGTTACCGACCATATTCCTAATATCTTTCTGAAATGATTTCTCAAAACTGCTTGTAGATAAAAGAATACCAGTCGCAATCAATGCTACAGGTATAATTCTTTTGCTAAATGATTTTTTTTTAGGTGTAAATTCTATTTGACTAGGATTAGTAAATGTTGAATTGGTAAGTGGCGCATCAGTAAATTGGGCATTGGCAATATTGATATATAAAAATACCAATGCCAGAGTTAGCATAGTTTTCATAAATATTTTTTTTGGGGCTGTGGACTGTTTTTGAGATATTTTTATCAAAATAGTCCAACGAAATATACTATATAAATATTAAAATAATGTTAATAAATTGAATTTTGTTAATAAATAATTAACAATTATTATGAAGAGATAGGTGTTTTAACATTTTTACGATTGTTTTGTATGCTCCTTATTGAAGTAATCTAGTAGGTGAAATGATCTTGATTATTTAAAATAAAAGGGTATAGGTTTAATATTCCTTAAAAAAGACATATATTTGCACGCAATTAAATTTTAATTGCGATGACAGCACATGAATCCAAAATCGTTGGAGAAGGTTTAACCTATGACGATGTTCTTCTAGTTCCTGCTTTTTCTGAAATTTTACCTAGAGAGGTAAGTATCAGGACTAAGTTTACAAAAAATATTATTCTTAATGTTCCTATCGTTTCTGCAGCAATGGATACTGTTACAGAAAGTCGTATGGCTATTGCTATGGCTCAAGAAGGTGGGATAGGAGTGTTACATAAAAACATGACTATCGAAGAGCAGGCAATTAAAGTACGCAAAGTAAAACGTGCAGAAAGCGGTATGATTATCGATCCGGTAACATTACCTCTGGATGCTAAGGTGATTGATGCTAAAAACAATATGCGAGAGCATAGTATTGGCGGGATTCCGATTGTAGATGATCATCATAAATTGATTGGTATTGTTACTAATAGAGATCTTC
Proteins encoded:
- a CDS encoding sensor histidine kinase; its protein translation is MTIPVFFKNRTLKHIAFWILYLLIWIVMDVMYGASFIKASYKYLACLLEIPFYYVHMYYLWPKYISTKRYAYYFLAFIPLLIINALLVKLSQYYFVYPILLEIPKLPLDFFSLPRILDFARAILLWFGPPTAIKILQDYYENKVFIEKIKKEQKISELNFLRSQMNPHFLFNTLNNLYSLSLKGSKKTPEALLQLSNLLSYTLYEGSEDKISLEKEIHHLHDYIELEKLRFGNRLNLQIEITGNFNGIMITPLILIPIVENAFKHCSLNERGDVDIQIKIGVKNNELHISTINPVGNSIKEGNKNGIGVQNLSKRLQIIYPQKHTFRLEEREHKFYVDLSIKLDN
- a CDS encoding phosphatase PAP2 family protein, with the translated sequence MKTMLTLALVFLYINIANAQFTDAPLTNSTFTNPSQIEFTPKKKSFSKRIIPVALIATGILLSTSSFEKSFQKDIRNMVGNDFYFDMDDYTRYAPVVEMYAADILGVKSKNHWFDQTKNLVLSSIISNGTSALLKKEIHKYRPGESTNANSFPSGHTTTAFTTASVLYEEFKDTNSLLAYSGYFFAITTGSLRMLNNMHYLSDVLVGAGIGILSVKLVYHFNHLISWNPFKKMDGIAFAPQFSEKSVGFYLSRTF